In Populus trichocarpa isolate Nisqually-1 chromosome 7, P.trichocarpa_v4.1, whole genome shotgun sequence, the following proteins share a genomic window:
- the LOC18101060 gene encoding protein S-acyltransferase 10 isoform X2 has protein sequence MSIFNFCYRIVPCLADPARRSSLGLKAALVVLHIVYAGTLFLFYSDLIEKTKEEPWYTAIYLLLFVAALIQYFVTSCSSPGYVLDAMRDLNEKNSLYRRSSMLSKQPASSKSGSFVITVEGSQSERNIPGSNVTSWTKLVLDMYPPGTSIRKIVRDHAKYLPITNLSKFTPPRAKHCHDCDKCVLQFDHHCVWLGTCIGRGNHCRFWWYIFEETALCLWTGILYITCLKANISRVWWKDAIMILLLVTLSIALIFLLLLLIFHSYLILTYQTTYELVRRRRIPYLRGIPERVYPFSKGVCRNLYDFCFARSSIYSLERLPTAMELEEKSRPYTCLDFLTGRCC, from the exons ATGTCAATTTTCAATTTCTGCTACCGTATTGTCCCCTGCCTTGCCGATCCAG CAAGGAGATCTTCATTGGGGTTGAAAGCAGCATTAGTGGTGTTGCATATTGTATATGCAGggactctctttcttttttatagtgATTTGATAGAGAAAACCAAAGAAGAGCCATG gTACACTGCAATATATCTGTTGCTGTTTGTTGCAGCATTGATTCAATACTTTGTTACATCGTGTTCTTCTCCCGG ctATGTCCTTGATGCAATGAGGGATCTGAATGAGAAAAATTCATTATATAGAAGGTCATCAATGTTGTCAAA ACAGCCTGCTTCAAGCAAAAGTGGAAGCTTTGTTATCACTGTGGAAGGAAGTCAGTCTGAAAGAAATATTCCAGGAAGTAATGTTACATCGTGGACAAAGCTAGTTCTAGACATGTATCCCCCTGGAACATCTATTAG GAAAATTGTCAGAGATCATGCGAAGTACTTACCCATCACTAACCTTTCAAAATTCACT CCTCCACGAGCAAAGCATTGCCATGATTGTGACAAATGTGTTCTTCAGTTTGACCATCATTGTGTTTGGCTTGGGACGTGCATTGGCCGGGGAAATCATTGTCGATTTTG gTGGTACATTTTTGAAGAAACAGCGCTATGCCTTTGGACTGGCATCTTGTACATCACATGCTTGAAGGCTAACATCTCAAGAGTTTG GTGGAAGGATGCAATTATGATCCTGCTATTGGTTACTTTGTCAATTGCCTTGATTTTTCTCCTGCTGCTCCTCATTTTCCATAG CTATCTTATTCTGACATATCAAACTACCTATGAACTCGTAAGACGTAGACGCATTCCATATCTAAG AGGAATTCCTGAACGAGTGTATCCATTCAGTAAAGGAGTCTGCAGAAATTTGTATGACTTTTGTTTTGCTCGAAGCAGCATATATAGTTTGGAAAGATTACCCACAGCAATGGAACTTGAAGAAAAGTCAAGGCCTTACACATGCTTAGATTTTTTGACCGGCCGTTGTTGCTGA
- the LOC18101060 gene encoding protein S-acyltransferase 10 isoform X4: protein MSIFNFCYRIVPCLADPARRSSLGLKAALVVLHIVYAGTLFLFYSDLIEKTKEEPWYTAIYLLLFVAALIQYFVTSCSSPGYVLDAMRDLNEKNSLYRRSSMLSKQPASSKSGSFVITVEGSQSERNIPGSNVTSWTKLVLDMYPPGTSIRKIVRDHAKYLPITNLSKFTPPRAKHCHDCDKCVLQFDHHCVWLGTCIGRGNHCRFWWYIFEETALCLWTGILYITCLKANISRVWWKDAIMILLLVTLSIALIFLLLLLIFHRGIPERVYPFSKGVCRNLYDFCFARSSIYSLERLPTAMELEEKSRPYTCLDFLTGRCC, encoded by the exons ATGTCAATTTTCAATTTCTGCTACCGTATTGTCCCCTGCCTTGCCGATCCAG CAAGGAGATCTTCATTGGGGTTGAAAGCAGCATTAGTGGTGTTGCATATTGTATATGCAGggactctctttcttttttatagtgATTTGATAGAGAAAACCAAAGAAGAGCCATG gTACACTGCAATATATCTGTTGCTGTTTGTTGCAGCATTGATTCAATACTTTGTTACATCGTGTTCTTCTCCCGG ctATGTCCTTGATGCAATGAGGGATCTGAATGAGAAAAATTCATTATATAGAAGGTCATCAATGTTGTCAAA ACAGCCTGCTTCAAGCAAAAGTGGAAGCTTTGTTATCACTGTGGAAGGAAGTCAGTCTGAAAGAAATATTCCAGGAAGTAATGTTACATCGTGGACAAAGCTAGTTCTAGACATGTATCCCCCTGGAACATCTATTAG GAAAATTGTCAGAGATCATGCGAAGTACTTACCCATCACTAACCTTTCAAAATTCACT CCTCCACGAGCAAAGCATTGCCATGATTGTGACAAATGTGTTCTTCAGTTTGACCATCATTGTGTTTGGCTTGGGACGTGCATTGGCCGGGGAAATCATTGTCGATTTTG gTGGTACATTTTTGAAGAAACAGCGCTATGCCTTTGGACTGGCATCTTGTACATCACATGCTTGAAGGCTAACATCTCAAGAGTTTG GTGGAAGGATGCAATTATGATCCTGCTATTGGTTACTTTGTCAATTGCCTTGATTTTTCTCCTGCTGCTCCTCATTTTCCATAG AGGAATTCCTGAACGAGTGTATCCATTCAGTAAAGGAGTCTGCAGAAATTTGTATGACTTTTGTTTTGCTCGAAGCAGCATATATAGTTTGGAAAGATTACCCACAGCAATGGAACTTGAAGAAAAGTCAAGGCCTTACACATGCTTAGATTTTTTGACCGGCCGTTGTTGCTGA
- the LOC18101060 gene encoding protein S-acyltransferase 10 isoform X1, giving the protein MSIFNFCYRIVPCLADPARRSSLGLKAALVVLHIVYAGTLFLFYSDLIEKTKEEPWYTAIYLLLFVAALIQYFVTSCSSPGYVLDAMRDLNEKNSLYRRSSMLSKQPASSKSGSFVITVEGSQSERNIPGSNVTSWTKLVLDMYPPGTSIRNLKCSYCNVEQENCQRSCEPPRAKHCHDCDKCVLQFDHHCVWLGTCIGRGNHCRFWWYIFEETALCLWTGILYITCLKANISRVWWKDAIMILLLVTLSIALIFLLLLLIFHSYLILTYQTTYELVRRRRIPYLRGIPERVYPFSKGVCRNLYDFCFARSSIYSLERLPTAMELEEKSRPYTCLDFLTGRCC; this is encoded by the exons ATGTCAATTTTCAATTTCTGCTACCGTATTGTCCCCTGCCTTGCCGATCCAG CAAGGAGATCTTCATTGGGGTTGAAAGCAGCATTAGTGGTGTTGCATATTGTATATGCAGggactctctttcttttttatagtgATTTGATAGAGAAAACCAAAGAAGAGCCATG gTACACTGCAATATATCTGTTGCTGTTTGTTGCAGCATTGATTCAATACTTTGTTACATCGTGTTCTTCTCCCGG ctATGTCCTTGATGCAATGAGGGATCTGAATGAGAAAAATTCATTATATAGAAGGTCATCAATGTTGTCAAA ACAGCCTGCTTCAAGCAAAAGTGGAAGCTTTGTTATCACTGTGGAAGGAAGTCAGTCTGAAAGAAATATTCCAGGAAGTAATGTTACATCGTGGACAAAGCTAGTTCTAGACATGTATCCCCCTGGAACATCTATTAG AAATTTGAAATGTTCATATTGTAATGTTGAACAG GAAAATTGTCAGAGATCATGCGAA CCTCCACGAGCAAAGCATTGCCATGATTGTGACAAATGTGTTCTTCAGTTTGACCATCATTGTGTTTGGCTTGGGACGTGCATTGGCCGGGGAAATCATTGTCGATTTTG gTGGTACATTTTTGAAGAAACAGCGCTATGCCTTTGGACTGGCATCTTGTACATCACATGCTTGAAGGCTAACATCTCAAGAGTTTG GTGGAAGGATGCAATTATGATCCTGCTATTGGTTACTTTGTCAATTGCCTTGATTTTTCTCCTGCTGCTCCTCATTTTCCATAG CTATCTTATTCTGACATATCAAACTACCTATGAACTCGTAAGACGTAGACGCATTCCATATCTAAG AGGAATTCCTGAACGAGTGTATCCATTCAGTAAAGGAGTCTGCAGAAATTTGTATGACTTTTGTTTTGCTCGAAGCAGCATATATAGTTTGGAAAGATTACCCACAGCAATGGAACTTGAAGAAAAGTCAAGGCCTTACACATGCTTAGATTTTTTGACCGGCCGTTGTTGCTGA
- the LOC18101060 gene encoding protein S-acyltransferase 10 isoform X3 codes for MSIFNFCYRIVPCLADPARRSSLGLKAALVVLHIVYAGTLFLFYSDLIEKTKEEPWYTAIYLLLFVAALIQYFVTSCSSPGYVLDAMRDLNEKNSLYRRSSMLSKQPASSKSGSFVITVEGSQSERNIPGSNVTSWTKLVLDMYPPGTSIRNLKCSYCNVEQPPRAKHCHDCDKCVLQFDHHCVWLGTCIGRGNHCRFWWYIFEETALCLWTGILYITCLKANISRVWWKDAIMILLLVTLSIALIFLLLLLIFHSYLILTYQTTYELVRRRRIPYLRGIPERVYPFSKGVCRNLYDFCFARSSIYSLERLPTAMELEEKSRPYTCLDFLTGRCC; via the exons ATGTCAATTTTCAATTTCTGCTACCGTATTGTCCCCTGCCTTGCCGATCCAG CAAGGAGATCTTCATTGGGGTTGAAAGCAGCATTAGTGGTGTTGCATATTGTATATGCAGggactctctttcttttttatagtgATTTGATAGAGAAAACCAAAGAAGAGCCATG gTACACTGCAATATATCTGTTGCTGTTTGTTGCAGCATTGATTCAATACTTTGTTACATCGTGTTCTTCTCCCGG ctATGTCCTTGATGCAATGAGGGATCTGAATGAGAAAAATTCATTATATAGAAGGTCATCAATGTTGTCAAA ACAGCCTGCTTCAAGCAAAAGTGGAAGCTTTGTTATCACTGTGGAAGGAAGTCAGTCTGAAAGAAATATTCCAGGAAGTAATGTTACATCGTGGACAAAGCTAGTTCTAGACATGTATCCCCCTGGAACATCTATTAG AAATTTGAAATGTTCATATTGTAATGTTGAACAG CCTCCACGAGCAAAGCATTGCCATGATTGTGACAAATGTGTTCTTCAGTTTGACCATCATTGTGTTTGGCTTGGGACGTGCATTGGCCGGGGAAATCATTGTCGATTTTG gTGGTACATTTTTGAAGAAACAGCGCTATGCCTTTGGACTGGCATCTTGTACATCACATGCTTGAAGGCTAACATCTCAAGAGTTTG GTGGAAGGATGCAATTATGATCCTGCTATTGGTTACTTTGTCAATTGCCTTGATTTTTCTCCTGCTGCTCCTCATTTTCCATAG CTATCTTATTCTGACATATCAAACTACCTATGAACTCGTAAGACGTAGACGCATTCCATATCTAAG AGGAATTCCTGAACGAGTGTATCCATTCAGTAAAGGAGTCTGCAGAAATTTGTATGACTTTTGTTTTGCTCGAAGCAGCATATATAGTTTGGAAAGATTACCCACAGCAATGGAACTTGAAGAAAAGTCAAGGCCTTACACATGCTTAGATTTTTTGACCGGCCGTTGTTGCTGA